Part of the Streptomyces sp. FXJ1.172 genome, TCGCGGGGCGCACGGGCCTTTTTGCGTTCCAGCCCAGTTTGGAGACTCAGACTGGTTGCTGCTCCTGCTCGGCCAGCTCCTGGAGCAGCGCCCTGTACTTGTCCGGTCTCAAATGATCTAGTTCCGAGTCGGGTCGCTGACCTGCGGCGACCAGTTCAGTTGAGACGTGGGAAAGCCAGGAATCTCAAGTGATGTGGTCCCGGGTGTCGGCGTACTCTCCCTTCGGGCCGGGCCGGTACGTTTGAACGTCCCCAGTTGTCAGGCCACGTCGGTCTCTCGCTCGATGGCCTGTAGGCGGTTCTTGAGCCGGTAGCTCGGGCCATTGATGGCGATCACTTCGCAGTGGTGGAGGAGGCGGTCGAGGATCGCGGTGGCGAGGACCTCGTCACCGAAGACCTGTCCCCACTCGCTGAAGGTCTTGTTTGAGGTCAGGATGGTGGAGCCCTTCTCGTAACGCTTGGAGATGACCTGGAAGACCAGGTTCGCCTCGGCTCGTTCGAGGGGCTGGTAGCCCACCTCATCGACCACAAGGAAGCTCGGCCGCAGGTAGGTGCCGAGTTTGTTGACCAGCCGTCCGGCCGACTCGGCGGCCTTCAGGTTGCGGACCATGTCGTCGAGGCTGGTGAAGTAGATCGAGTAGCCGGCCCGGCAGGCCGCGACAGCGAGAGCGACGGCGATATGCGTCTTGCCCACTCCGGGCGGCCCCAGCAGCGCTGCGTTCGCTTTGCCGTCGACGAAGGAGAGGCTGGCGAGGTCTTTGACCTTGCGCGGGTCGAGCTCGGGCTGGAAGGAGAAGTCGTACTCGTCCAGCGTCTTGTGGTGCGGCAGCTTCGACAGCCGCAGGCCCTGGCGGAATCGGCGGTCGTCGCGGACGGCCAGTTCCTCGGACAGGACCAGGTCGAGGAAGTCGAGGTAGCCCATCTTCGCCTCGTCGGCCCGGCGGGTGTACTCGTTGATGGTCTCTGCCAGGTGGGGCAGGCCGAGCTTGCCGGCCGTGGTGCGGATGCGGTTGCCGGTCAGCTCGCTCAAGACGACTCCTTCGTCGGGAAGTTGGTGGTGAAGGGCCGGGTGCCGGTCAGTTCGTCGTAGACCGATAGCGGTCGCCTCCCTACCTCGATCTGGGTTGCGGCGGACCGGCTCAGCAGGGCCTGCAACGGCCCGATGCGACCGGACGCGGAGGACTCGCTCCGCGGTGGTGGCGGCTCGTCGCCCGTCGTGGTGCGGCGGTTCCTGCCGGTCGGCAGGCCGTCCCAGTGCTCGTCCTGCCTGACAACCACGCCACGGCCGACCGCCCGCGGATGGCTGGACAGCAGGGTCTCGCCGCCGGCATCGGGGACGGTCGTGTGCACCATGACCTGGGACTTCGTCGCTCTGATCTCCACCAGCTGACGCGGGCGAACCTTGCGGGCGGGCACCGAGTAGAGGTTTCCGCCGAACGCGACCAGGCAGTCCTTGCCGACCGGCCGCAGATGCCGCTCGGCCACCAGATAGGGCGAGGGTGGCAACGGCTTGAGGGCGGCGTGATCCCGGGCGGCCCGGTGTCCGATGACCTCGTGGTGGGTGGCGTGGGTGCGGGCGCGTCGCTGCGGCACCCACGCCATGAAGGCGGCATCCAGCTCCTCGAGCGAGGAGAACGCCCGCCCGGCCAGCACGTGATCACGCACGATCAACACCTGGCGTTCGACCCGGCCCTTCCCGGTGGGCCGGTAGGCGGCCAGCACGTCGATGTCGAAGTCGTAGTGGCCGGCGAAGCCGACCGCTTCCGGATGCAGCGGCACCGCCTCGCCCGGGGCGACGTGCCGGCGCACGACGGTCTTGGTCCGGTCGTAGACGATCGACATCGGCACCCCGCCGAAGTGCGCAAATGCCCGCCGGTGGCAGTCGAAGAAGGTCTGCAGGTCCTGGCTCGTGGTGAAGCAGCAGAACGGGTCGCGCGAGTACGACAAAACCATATGGAACGAGTAGACCTTCGGGATGCCCAGGTGGGCGAGGATCTTGCCTTCATCGCCCCAGTCGACCTGAGCCTGGGCCCCGGGGACCACCTCGAAGCGGCGATGCATACCCGCCAACTCCCGCGGTTCGATGCCCAGTTCACCCGCGATCCGCGGCCGGGCCTCCTGCAGATAGAGCTTGACCCGCTGATAGTTGATCGTCGAGCCGTACTCCTTCACCAGACGCTCGTGCACCACGGCGCCCTTGATGAGGATCTCTGCCCGCAGCATCGCGTCGATCAACGGGGCGACCTCGTCGACCACCTTCTTCCGGGGCCGGCCGTTCGACGTCCGCCTCGGCGGCACTGACGCCGCCGTGCTCGACAGATACTTGCGGACCGTCTTGCGGTCCAGCCCGGTCTCCTTGGCCACCTCGGTCAGACTGACCGCTCCTGACTCAACCAGAGCACGGAACCGCCGCAGCTCCAGCCAGCGCTGCGGGTCCAAAACCACCGCGTCACCGCCCTCCGCCACCCTTCACCGGACGAACAGCAGGGTGCCGGGCACCACGATTCACCGCACCATCAAGCGTCCCTTTTCACTCGTACGCGACCGGGGACGATCGTGTGTACGCCGACACCGGGCGAGCGGATGCCAGAGGTTGTCTCAGTTGATGTGGTCCGACTTCGCTGTGCCGTCGGCTGCAACCGGACCGCTGGCGTGGCTAGGACTGACGGCGTGCGAAGAGGACCGCACCTGGAACGGTCTCGTCGGGGTCGATCAGCATTTGGGCCTCGACGGTGAACCCGGCATCGCGTAGCCAGGCCGCCACTTGGTCAGGCTGGCGGCGGTGAACGTGGACGTTCATCGGGTGACCGCCGTAGCCCTGCGTCTTCAGCCTCGACCCGTCGCCGACGTGAAAGCCGAGCAGCAGTGGTCCGCCGGGACGCAACACGCGCCGGAAGTGGCCGAAGACCGTGGGCACGGCTTCGTCCGGGACGTGAATCAACGACCAAAATGCGAGCAGGCCGGCGACTGAAGCATCGGCGAGGTCGAGGTCGGTCATCGAGCCCACCTCGAACCGCAGGCGGGGGTGGTCGCGCTGAGCCACGTCGATCATCACGGAAGAAAGGTCGATGCCGAAAGCGTCCACACCCAGCTCGTGCAGGTGAGCGGTGACGTGTCCAGGTCCGCAGCCCACGTCCGCCACCGGCCCACCGCCAGCGGCGTGCACCAGGTCGGCGAACAGCGCCAGAGCCGCCCGAAGATACGGCGCCCCGGCCAGAGCCTCGCGTAGTTGGTCGGCATAGCTGGCCGCGACCGTGTCGTAGGAGGTCCGGGTGTCTGCCAACCAGCGGTCCGCGTTCATGGCTCGACAGAGTAATGCAGTGATCAGGAGGACGAACCAGATCAACTGAGATCAACGACCCATCAGACCAGGTCACTTGAGACGGAGGCCAGATCCTTCGAGACGGGACAACGCTTCCGGCTGCTTCTCATGCAGGATCTTCAGGTGTCCTGTCTCACTGAACCTTGACCGATCTCACCGAACTCTGACCGGTCCCTACTGGTCAGCAGGCTGTTGAGGCTGTGGGGGCAAGGTCCTTGAGATGCTGGTCAAGGTGCAGCGAGAGGGGACCCAGACTGCCGT contains:
- the istB gene encoding IS21-like element helper ATPase IstB, with the protein product MSELTGNRIRTTAGKLGLPHLAETINEYTRRADEAKMGYLDFLDLVLSEELAVRDDRRFRQGLRLSKLPHHKTLDEYDFSFQPELDPRKVKDLASLSFVDGKANAALLGPPGVGKTHIAVALAVAACRAGYSIYFTSLDDMVRNLKAAESAGRLVNKLGTYLRPSFLVVDEVGYQPLERAEANLVFQVISKRYEKGSTILTSNKTFSEWGQVFGDEVLATAILDRLLHHCEVIAINGPSYRLKNRLQAIERETDVA
- the istA gene encoding IS21 family transposase, coding for MVLDPQRWLELRRFRALVESGAVSLTEVAKETGLDRKTVRKYLSSTAASVPPRRTSNGRPRKKVVDEVAPLIDAMLRAEILIKGAVVHERLVKEYGSTINYQRVKLYLQEARPRIAGELGIEPRELAGMHRRFEVVPGAQAQVDWGDEGKILAHLGIPKVYSFHMVLSYSRDPFCCFTTSQDLQTFFDCHRRAFAHFGGVPMSIVYDRTKTVVRRHVAPGEAVPLHPEAVGFAGHYDFDIDVLAAYRPTGKGRVERQVLIVRDHVLAGRAFSSLEELDAAFMAWVPQRRARTHATHHEVIGHRAARDHAALKPLPPSPYLVAERHLRPVGKDCLVAFGGNLYSVPARKVRPRQLVEIRATKSQVMVHTTVPDAGGETLLSSHPRAVGRGVVVRQDEHWDGLPTGRNRRTTTGDEPPPPRSESSASGRIGPLQALLSRSAATQIEVGRRPLSVYDELTGTRPFTTNFPTKESS
- a CDS encoding class I SAM-dependent DNA methyltransferase, encoding MNADRWLADTRTSYDTVAASYADQLREALAGAPYLRAALALFADLVHAAGGGPVADVGCGPGHVTAHLHELGVDAFGIDLSSVMIDVAQRDHPRLRFEVGSMTDLDLADASVAGLLAFWSLIHVPDEAVPTVFGHFRRVLRPGGPLLLGFHVGDGSRLKTQGYGGHPMNVHVHRRQPDQVAAWLRDAGFTVEAQMLIDPDETVPGAVLFARRQS